Proteins encoded in a region of the Rickettsia bellii RML369-C genome:
- a CDS encoding methyltransferase domain-containing protein, with amino-acid sequence MFNRVNIKNNRNNAVVGISNSLFINQAADDLIDRLKMIDKKFSDILEISAKCGHLTKLLKTVYRGTKITAVDMSPLLLDSFEHDNKLCIDEEHLELPENSFDLIVYSLGLHSINDVQRFLFNIRKFLKNDGVFIGNFIGGSSLQNLRKSLIEFEIESSSQHSPHISPFIHFDHVPILLSQAGFNEVIVDYENIELKFDNPLELMREIKNIGESNSLILRQNYAISKKMYSLLQNYKNGFEDNITLISFIASPSKNSIRLKLL; translated from the coding sequence ATATTCAATAGAGTAAATATAAAAAATAACCGCAATAATGCAGTAGTTGGAATTAGTAACAGCTTGTTTATAAACCAGGCAGCAGACGATCTAATTGATCGTTTGAAAATGATCGATAAAAAATTTTCTGATATTTTAGAAATTTCTGCTAAGTGCGGTCATCTAACTAAGTTATTAAAGACTGTTTATAGGGGTACTAAAATTACTGCCGTCGATATGTCGCCTTTATTGCTTGATTCATTTGAGCATGATAATAAGTTATGTATTGATGAGGAGCATTTAGAACTTCCAGAAAATTCATTCGATTTAATAGTTTATTCCTTAGGCTTACACTCCATAAATGACGTACAGCGTTTTTTGTTTAATATAAGAAAGTTCCTAAAAAATGATGGTGTTTTTATCGGTAATTTTATTGGAGGTAGCAGCCTTCAAAATTTACGTAAATCTTTAATAGAGTTTGAGATAGAAAGTAGCTCTCAACATTCCCCTCATATCTCTCCTTTTATTCATTTCGATCATGTTCCAATTTTATTATCACAAGCAGGCTTCAATGAAGTAATTGTTGATTACGAAAATATAGAGCTGAAATTTGATAATCCGTTAGAGTTAATGAGGGAGATAAAAAATATAGGCGAGTCAAATTCTTTAATTCTGCGTCAAAATTATGCTATTTCTAAAAAAATGTATTCTTTGCTACAAAATTACAAAAATGGCTTTGAAGATAACATTACCTTAATTAGTTTTATTGCTTCACCTAGTAAAAATAGTATAAGATTAAAGTTGTTATAA
- the lpdA gene encoding dihydrolipoyl dehydrogenase, with product MQEFDLVVIGSGPAGYTGSIRAAQLGMKVACIEKNDTLGGTCLNIGCIPSKALLNSSEKYEEALKHFENIGINAEVKLDLQKMLANKDKVVSDLTKGIDGLFAKNKITRIKGEAKIISSNIVEVNGEQISAKNILIATGSSVIEIPNIKIDEEFIVSSTGALKLSKVPENLIVVGGGYIGLELGSVWRRLGSKVTVVEYAESIVPMLDKEVASQFMKLQLKQGIEFKLKTKVLSAEVKSGKVNLTIEEEGKSSVITSDVVLMAVGRKAYTQNLGLEAVGIATDKQGRIEINEHFQTVVPNIYAVGDAVKGAMLAHKAEEEAIAAAEIMAGQAGHVNYNLIPSVIYTSPEVASVGETEEQLKEKGVSYKVGKFPFLANSRARAVGKTEGMVKILADSKTDKVLGAHIIGADAGTLIAELTAYMEFGAAAEDIARTCHAHPTLSEAIREAALGVDKRTINI from the coding sequence ATGCAAGAATTTGATTTAGTAGTAATAGGAAGCGGTCCTGCTGGTTATACTGGTAGTATAAGAGCCGCACAACTTGGTATGAAAGTAGCGTGCATCGAAAAAAATGATACGCTTGGTGGTACATGTCTAAATATAGGGTGTATACCTTCTAAAGCACTACTTAATTCTTCTGAGAAATATGAAGAAGCTTTAAAGCATTTTGAGAATATTGGTATTAATGCGGAAGTGAAGCTAGATTTACAAAAAATGCTCGCTAATAAAGATAAAGTGGTTTCAGACCTTACAAAAGGTATAGATGGTTTATTTGCTAAAAATAAAATTACTAGAATAAAAGGCGAAGCTAAGATTATATCTAGCAATATCGTTGAAGTAAACGGTGAGCAGATTTCGGCTAAAAATATCCTAATTGCTACCGGTTCTAGTGTAATAGAAATCCCAAATATTAAAATTGATGAAGAATTTATTGTCTCTTCGACGGGTGCTTTAAAGCTTTCAAAAGTGCCTGAAAATTTAATAGTAGTTGGTGGCGGTTATATTGGCTTAGAGCTTGGCTCTGTTTGGAGGCGTCTAGGTTCTAAAGTAACAGTAGTAGAATATGCTGAGAGTATTGTACCAATGCTTGATAAAGAAGTCGCTAGCCAATTTATGAAGCTTCAGCTGAAACAAGGGATAGAATTTAAGCTAAAGACTAAAGTATTATCTGCAGAAGTAAAATCCGGTAAAGTTAACCTTACAATAGAAGAGGAGGGTAAAAGCTCTGTAATAACTTCGGATGTAGTACTTATGGCAGTCGGTAGAAAAGCCTACACACAAAATTTAGGTCTTGAAGCTGTCGGCATTGCTACAGATAAACAAGGTAGAATTGAGATTAACGAGCATTTCCAAACTGTTGTACCAAATATTTACGCAGTTGGTGATGCTGTAAAAGGTGCTATGCTTGCACACAAGGCTGAAGAAGAGGCGATAGCTGCCGCTGAAATTATGGCAGGGCAGGCGGGTCATGTAAATTACAACCTGATCCCAAGCGTAATATATACTTCCCCTGAAGTAGCAAGCGTTGGTGAAACTGAAGAGCAATTAAAAGAAAAAGGCGTTAGCTACAAAGTGGGTAAGTTCCCATTTTTAGCCAATAGTAGGGCAAGAGCAGTAGGTAAAACTGAAGGGATGGTAAAAATTCTTGCCGATAGTAAAACAGATAAGGTTTTAGGGGCTCATATTATCGGGGCTGATGCAGGAACTCTAATCGCCGAGCTTACGGCTTATATGGAATTCGGTGCAGCTGCGGAAGATATAGCAAGAACTTGCCACGCCCACCCAACTTTAAGCGAAGCAATCAGAGAAGCAGCTCTTGGGGTGGATAAAAGAACTATAAATATTTAA
- a CDS encoding lytic transglycosylase domain-containing protein → MKIIKKLSIVILLLLVASFKVFAEPDNNIEQVFLYMDQKNWSQAEQLAKELNNKALTKIVVSQRFLDSDYPNNSFEQVIKFLCDNPNWSQGRLLEEKAERYLNNNTNKKTIFEWFSKHPPLTGKGYKYYALAASSLVNDQKILLPIIKDAWIYADFSPEEESAYYSRWKKYLTTNDHLERIEEHLWKSDIRSAEQSLKYVDRNYQNSFRTQIAIINKSPNAEKLFRKVPEKYYTSGLLYRYLDSKKKQKPTGEIITLFKKAKNNRKHFAKWCRLQLYYAREFIDYKDFANSYKIASLPFATCPETIREQEWMAGWLSLSFLKKPDQALAHFNKFIKIVKTPISLARGYYWLGRSYEAKGNKQTAKQFYEQAAKYSFTFYGQVANIELNKTNLVLPPVPIVSNEERKSIENKDIIKAIRLLVKYDKNKLAVIYSKAAIKETKNPAEILVILDTIKACNNTHYMVDVAKVAAQNNIFIPNCAFPTPYNLAGLPIDPHLAYGIIRQESVFDHKAVSSANAKGLMQLIDKTACETAKSISLKCSIADLTRNPAYNIKLGTHHFKQLLGDHRGSYILSIASYNAGSHNVAKWIDRFGNPRNIKDMRKVIDWMELIPYRETRDYVQRVLENIQIYRTILNKNNTFKFKQDLHACDISKS, encoded by the coding sequence ATGAAAATAATAAAAAAATTATCAATTGTTATTTTGCTCTTATTAGTAGCAAGTTTTAAAGTATTTGCTGAGCCTGACAATAATATTGAGCAAGTTTTTTTATATATGGATCAAAAAAATTGGTCACAGGCAGAGCAGTTAGCTAAGGAGTTAAATAACAAAGCTTTAACAAAAATTGTTGTTTCGCAAAGATTTTTAGATAGCGATTATCCAAATAATAGCTTTGAGCAAGTAATTAAGTTTTTGTGCGATAATCCAAATTGGTCTCAAGGTAGGCTATTAGAAGAAAAAGCAGAAAGATACTTAAATAACAATACAAATAAAAAAACAATTTTTGAATGGTTTAGTAAGCATCCACCCCTTACTGGTAAAGGTTATAAATATTATGCATTAGCTGCGAGTAGCTTAGTTAATGATCAAAAAATATTATTACCTATTATTAAAGATGCTTGGATATATGCTGATTTTAGTCCTGAAGAAGAAAGTGCATATTATAGCAGATGGAAGAAATATTTAACCACAAATGATCATTTAGAACGAATAGAAGAACATCTTTGGAAATCTGATATTAGATCAGCTGAGCAATCACTAAAATATGTAGATCGTAATTATCAAAACTCCTTTAGAACTCAAATTGCTATTATAAATAAATCACCAAATGCTGAAAAGCTTTTCAGAAAAGTCCCTGAAAAATATTATACTTCTGGTCTGTTATATCGTTATTTAGATTCTAAGAAAAAGCAAAAACCCACTGGTGAAATTATTACTTTATTTAAGAAAGCAAAGAATAATCGTAAGCATTTTGCTAAATGGTGTCGCTTACAGCTCTACTATGCTCGTGAGTTTATCGATTATAAAGATTTTGCTAATAGTTATAAAATAGCATCATTGCCTTTTGCTACCTGTCCTGAAACGATAAGAGAACAGGAGTGGATGGCTGGCTGGTTGTCGTTAAGCTTTTTAAAGAAGCCTGATCAGGCATTAGCACATTTTAATAAATTTATCAAAATTGTTAAAACTCCAATTAGTTTAGCACGTGGGTATTATTGGTTAGGACGAAGTTATGAAGCGAAAGGCAATAAACAAACTGCTAAACAATTTTACGAACAGGCTGCTAAATACTCTTTTACCTTTTATGGTCAGGTAGCAAATATTGAGTTAAATAAAACTAATTTAGTATTGCCTCCTGTACCTATAGTTAGTAATGAAGAAAGAAAGAGTATTGAAAATAAAGATATTATTAAAGCAATAAGATTATTAGTTAAATATGATAAAAATAAATTAGCTGTTATATATTCTAAAGCTGCTATTAAAGAGACTAAAAACCCTGCTGAAATTTTAGTAATTCTTGACACTATTAAAGCGTGTAATAATACGCACTATATGGTTGATGTGGCAAAAGTTGCTGCTCAAAATAATATTTTTATTCCGAATTGTGCTTTCCCAACCCCTTATAATCTGGCAGGGCTTCCTATTGATCCTCATTTAGCTTATGGGATTATTAGGCAAGAATCTGTTTTCGATCATAAAGCGGTAAGTAGTGCAAATGCTAAGGGTTTAATGCAGCTTATTGATAAAACTGCGTGTGAAACCGCTAAATCTATAAGTCTTAAATGTAGTATAGCAGATTTAACTAGAAATCCTGCATATAATATTAAACTTGGTACTCATCATTTTAAACAATTACTGGGTGATCATCGTGGATCTTACATTTTATCGATTGCCTCTTATAATGCTGGCAGTCACAATGTTGCAAAATGGATAGATAGATTTGGTAATCCAAGGAATATAAAGGATATGAGAAAAGTTATTGATTGGATGGAACTTATACCTTACCGAGAAACAAGAGATTATGTTCAAAGAGTTCTTGAAAATATTCAAATTTATCGTACAATTTTGAATAAAAATAATACATTCAAGTTTAAACAGGATTTGCACGCTTGTGATATATCAAAAAGTTAA
- a CDS encoding LD-carboxypeptidase — translation MKLKNLISLILLFSSLSVFSQATIPQPLKNIPINVVAPASGADNKTLSDLKNIKTLNLNMPTKCLSKGDLPFLASTDEIRFNCLKDALYNESSNIVWSLRGGYGSARLIPDLLKLSKPNKEKFFIGYSDITALHLFLSQEWGWKTIHGTNVAGLLKPEQDQGNFIKLAEILQGKVKQAVINDLAALNNVAKPTELVSGKLTGGNLTMVLSSIGTRWQIKTAGKILFLEDINVAPYQLDRALIQLKQAGLLENIKAVIFGTFDKDSKLTMLVLRNFANNLKVPVFKTDRFGHEKINDPIIYNTDSKIIGNGEKFKLIMDL, via the coding sequence ATGAAACTTAAAAATCTAATTTCATTAATATTACTATTTTCTTCATTATCAGTTTTTTCACAAGCTACAATACCCCAACCATTAAAAAATATTCCAATTAATGTTGTTGCACCGGCTTCAGGTGCTGATAACAAAACTTTATCCGATTTAAAAAATATCAAAACTCTTAATTTAAATATGCCGACTAAGTGCCTTAGTAAAGGTGATTTACCATTTTTAGCAAGTACTGATGAGATAAGATTTAATTGTTTGAAAGATGCCTTATATAATGAATCTAGCAATATAGTATGGAGTTTAAGAGGTGGTTACGGGTCAGCAAGATTAATTCCTGATTTATTAAAACTTTCAAAACCAAATAAGGAAAAATTTTTTATAGGATATAGTGATATAACGGCTTTGCACCTTTTCTTATCGCAAGAATGGGGATGGAAAACAATACATGGTACTAATGTAGCTGGTTTGCTAAAACCTGAACAAGATCAAGGTAACTTTATAAAACTTGCTGAAATATTGCAAGGTAAAGTAAAACAAGCAGTCATAAATGATTTAGCGGCTCTTAACAATGTAGCCAAACCAACCGAACTTGTTAGCGGCAAGCTAACCGGCGGTAACCTAACTATGGTGTTAAGTAGTATAGGGACTAGATGGCAAATAAAAACCGCTGGTAAAATTCTTTTTTTAGAAGATATAAATGTAGCTCCTTATCAGTTAGATCGTGCTTTAATCCAATTAAAACAAGCTGGATTACTTGAAAATATTAAGGCTGTAATATTTGGCACGTTTGATAAAGATTCTAAACTCACAATGTTAGTGCTGCGTAATTTTGCAAATAATTTAAAAGTACCGGTATTTAAAACTGATAGATTCGGTCATGAGAAAATCAATGATCCAATTATTTATAACACGGATAGTAAAATTATCGGTAATGGTGAAAAATTTAAGTTGATAATGGATTTGTGA
- a CDS encoding PD-(D/E)XK nuclease family protein — protein sequence MISDISFLQDFAEFIVSKFGKENLRKELKIILPNSLSCTKLKGLLTDNYNVQNLPIIIPFNAIISKKDSSEDYMSKMEELFTLSKIITEYKKLDFTPEEALKAAGILNKLFADLVNNNVDIKLIETYNNSEYWQNIYKFLEYSFLKWQKNEKQSSNNYKLKLLLEEIARTKNSCKQVILAGIFKPDSFLKKYEEELQIIKYNEIKLAHNNIYYYEPTDIYEEAEQIAHICKQNADKKIAIVINNNKLKRIYCNYLDKYELVFEDLIGNDLKLTNVSSLLIAIINILCNNFDLKLLFLLLKNPLINCTNIQELELLLSGKNRFISSPKYLLQLQFDNEELKIYCYNLVDILFTTKPYNIKDILVLSKEIFEKILPDIWEKEGGAELSEFLNNLTEFSGSINVSKKDFPKIFALLLSNVKYYKNIESKIIIGSPEELALSRFDLVILPHFNSDNWSNTTTTHPYLSKEAKQILNIDYDEITPKLYSNYFDLLLQNEEVIILNAKKYAGKLSTPCNLFLKLSNKNVIPNKSVIPQLDCGISGVIFLDSTTSTQDDIEQAAHSTFFPNILSVTDIETLIRNPYGFYAKKILKLRTQDKIWEEPKISDFGNFIHKVLEEYSKNYDQQNMLDQQQALLNIGNNILHSTILPTYTKKTWQTKLTLLSKAFILFDMERRKNCQKIYFEIKGELNLNIAGQNIKIIGIADRIEISKSNCITILDYKTGTIPTKKEIELGLSPQLIIESLMILENGFNISHSYAPLCHSCESGNPIENITIAYVKITSTEPYVQTTEISLSMETLEKHKQGLIRLLEYYVKNKSFVYDLDMSKYNDYLHLRG from the coding sequence ATGATTTCTGATATTTCTTTTTTACAGGATTTTGCTGAGTTTATTGTAAGTAAATTTGGTAAGGAAAATTTGCGTAAAGAACTCAAAATAATATTGCCGAATAGCCTTTCTTGCACCAAGTTAAAGGGGCTTTTGACTGATAATTATAATGTGCAAAATTTACCTATTATTATCCCATTTAATGCTATTATTTCAAAAAAAGATTCTTCAGAAGATTACATGTCTAAAATGGAAGAATTATTTACCCTATCAAAAATAATTACCGAATATAAAAAATTAGATTTTACTCCTGAGGAAGCATTAAAAGCTGCCGGAATTTTAAACAAGCTATTTGCTGATTTAGTAAATAATAATGTCGATATAAAATTGATTGAGACTTACAATAATTCAGAATATTGGCAGAATATTTATAAATTCTTAGAATATAGTTTTTTAAAATGGCAAAAAAACGAAAAGCAAAGTAGTAATAATTATAAATTAAAATTGCTTTTGGAAGAGATAGCAAGAACCAAAAACAGCTGTAAACAGGTAATATTAGCCGGCATATTTAAGCCTGATTCTTTCTTAAAAAAATATGAAGAAGAACTGCAAATAATTAAATATAATGAGATAAAACTAGCTCACAATAACATATATTATTATGAGCCTACGGATATTTATGAAGAAGCTGAGCAGATAGCTCACATATGCAAGCAGAATGCGGATAAAAAAATAGCTATTGTTATAAATAACAATAAATTGAAAAGGATATATTGTAACTATTTAGATAAATATGAGTTAGTGTTTGAAGATTTAATAGGCAATGATCTCAAGCTGACAAATGTAAGTAGCTTATTAATAGCTATTATAAATATATTATGTAATAATTTTGATTTGAAACTTTTATTTTTACTACTTAAAAACCCTTTAATAAACTGCACTAATATTCAAGAACTTGAGTTATTATTGTCAGGTAAAAATCGTTTTATATCTTCGCCAAAATATCTACTACAATTACAATTTGATAATGAGGAACTAAAAATTTATTGCTATAATTTAGTGGATATTTTATTTACTACAAAACCTTATAATATCAAGGATATATTAGTGCTTTCTAAAGAAATTTTTGAGAAGATTTTACCGGATATTTGGGAAAAAGAGGGAGGAGCTGAGCTATCAGAGTTCTTAAATAATTTAACAGAGTTTAGCGGTAGTATAAACGTCAGTAAAAAAGATTTTCCTAAAATTTTTGCTTTATTACTTTCTAACGTTAAATATTATAAAAATATTGAATCTAAGATAATTATCGGTTCACCTGAAGAACTTGCTTTATCTCGTTTCGATTTAGTTATATTACCACATTTTAATAGCGATAATTGGAGTAATACTACCACTACTCACCCTTATTTAAGTAAAGAAGCAAAGCAAATATTGAATATAGATTATGATGAAATTACTCCGAAATTATACTCAAATTATTTTGATTTGTTATTACAAAATGAAGAAGTAATCATATTAAATGCAAAAAAATATGCTGGAAAATTATCCACTCCTTGTAATTTATTTTTAAAGTTATCAAACAAAAATGTCATCCCGAATAAAAGTGTCATACCGCAACTTGATTGCGGTATCTCTGGAGTTATATTTCTGGATTCCACTACAAGCACGCAAGATGACATAGAACAGGCGGCACATAGTACTTTTTTCCCAAATATATTATCTGTAACGGATATAGAAACTTTAATCAGGAATCCATATGGTTTTTATGCTAAGAAAATCCTGAAGCTACGCACTCAAGATAAGATATGGGAAGAGCCAAAAATATCAGATTTCGGGAACTTTATTCATAAGGTTCTAGAAGAATATTCAAAAAACTATGACCAGCAAAATATGCTTGATCAACAGCAAGCTTTGCTGAATATTGGCAATAATATTTTACATAGCACTATTCTACCGACATATACAAAGAAAACTTGGCAAACAAAACTAACACTACTTAGCAAAGCTTTTATTCTATTTGATATGGAACGCAGAAAAAATTGTCAAAAAATCTATTTTGAAATTAAGGGAGAGCTGAACTTAAATATAGCAGGACAGAATATAAAAATCATCGGTATAGCTGACAGGATTGAAATCAGTAAATCAAACTGCATAACTATATTAGATTATAAAACTGGTACTATCCCAACCAAAAAAGAAATAGAACTAGGACTTTCACCTCAGCTTATTATAGAAAGTTTGATGATACTCGAAAACGGCTTTAATATATCTCATTCCTACGCTCCCCTATGTCATTCCTGCGAAAGCGGGAATCCAATTGAAAACATTACCATTGCCTACGTAAAAATAACTAGCACCGAGCCTTATGTACAAACAACAGAAATAAGTTTAAGCATGGAAACACTAGAAAAACATAAACAAGGATTAATAAGGCTGCTTGAATATTATGTTAAAAACAAGTCCTTTGTTTATGATTTGGATATGTCAAAATATAATGATTATTTGCATTTGAGGGGGTAG
- a CDS encoding ankyrin repeat domain-containing protein — protein sequence MTKIPDNIRQDAFKYVMENKPNELFELIAMNPGLINERSQGNQDTLFMRACRYLHKDIIEILLNEQANPTDINNHGNNAIMCLFYREDQHKKPKDINEHDEKAVAILKLFEEKNIPINCFTGQDADKDTPLIEAARAALPQSISFMLDYLEKKSLLRRSIITYK from the coding sequence ATGACTAAAATACCGGATAATATAAGACAAGATGCTTTTAAATATGTAATGGAAAATAAACCAAACGAATTATTTGAATTAATAGCTATGAATCCAGGTTTGATTAATGAAAGATCACAAGGGAATCAAGATACATTATTTATGAGAGCTTGCAGATATCTTCATAAAGATATTATAGAAATATTATTAAATGAACAAGCTAATCCTACAGATATAAACAATCATGGAAATAATGCTATAATGTGTCTTTTCTATAGAGAAGATCAGCATAAGAAACCGAAAGATATAAATGAGCATGATGAAAAAGCCGTCGCAATATTAAAATTATTTGAAGAAAAAAATATTCCAATTAACTGCTTTACTGGTCAAGATGCGGATAAAGATACGCCATTAATTGAAGCTGCAAGAGCTGCTTTGCCTCAATCTATAAGTTTTATGCTTGATTATTTAGAGAAAAAAAGTTTGCTTAGAAGATCAATTATTACATACAAATAA
- a CDS encoding ankyrin repeat domain-containing protein: protein MFNQLSDEQKMLKKLALLSGIKPCTASSMLFSFPYSQQKLIDASTQKLFDLFGKLRNTDRLKFLIEEAIDRGIDIDVQDKDGFTLLHKSINERDYNIAGFLLERKANPNIHDRDIVTPLNRIAGKPLSKTEEDFHMAKLLLQKGALTEPTDFSGWTPIQYAVFNEKIGIVELLIDYGANLDIIVPKGFYKGKNLIELVRAISSIFSDQSLNKQLQTLLKLATACQNNDFGLVDYSVKKENSDTEDDSVTKEDIEKFINHKISIKPSVKLLPKYLKELIRLKGFLETKEEFIKDNTIKRLEDNINSKSSLKYLLLSKIVESPSLYKFDVGMPEDLKESLEEHGLKLVGDID, encoded by the coding sequence ATGTTTAATCAACTTAGTGATGAGCAAAAAATGCTCAAAAAACTAGCTCTGCTATCAGGAATTAAACCTTGTACTGCTTCTTCCATGCTTTTTTCTTTTCCATATTCTCAACAAAAACTCATTGATGCTTCAACGCAAAAGTTATTTGATTTATTTGGAAAATTAAGAAATACTGACAGATTAAAATTTCTTATTGAAGAAGCTATTGATCGGGGTATTGATATTGATGTTCAGGATAAAGATGGTTTTACGCTTCTACATAAATCTATTAATGAAAGAGATTATAATATAGCTGGTTTTTTATTAGAAAGAAAAGCTAATCCTAATATTCATGATAGAGATATCGTTACTCCTTTAAATAGAATAGCTGGAAAACCTCTTTCGAAGACAGAAGAAGATTTTCATATGGCTAAATTACTACTTCAAAAAGGAGCTTTAACAGAGCCAACAGATTTCTCAGGTTGGACTCCAATTCAATATGCTGTTTTTAATGAAAAAATAGGAATAGTTGAATTACTCATAGATTATGGGGCTAATCTTGATATAATTGTACCTAAGGGTTTTTATAAAGGTAAAAATTTAATAGAATTAGTAAGAGCAATATCATCAATATTTAGTGATCAGTCATTAAATAAACAGTTACAGACGTTATTAAAGCTTGCTACAGCCTGTCAAAACAATGATTTTGGATTGGTAGACTATTCAGTTAAAAAAGAAAATTCTGATACAGAAGATGATTCAGTTACAAAAGAAGACATAGAAAAATTTATAAACCATAAAATATCAATAAAACCTAGTGTTAAGCTTCTTCCTAAATATTTAAAAGAATTAATTCGCCTTAAAGGTTTTCTAGAAACTAAAGAAGAGTTTATAAAAGATAATACCATAAAAAGATTAGAAGATAATATAAATTCAAAATCTAGCTTAAAATATTTGTTATTGTCTAAAATTGTTGAAAGTCCAAGTTTATACAAATTTGATGTTGGAATGCCGGAAGATCTAAAAGAATCCCTCGAAGAGCACGGTCTTAAATTAGTCGGTGATATAGATTAA